The following proteins come from a genomic window of Schistocerca cancellata isolate TAMUIC-IGC-003103 unplaced genomic scaffold, iqSchCanc2.1 HiC_scaffold_804, whole genome shotgun sequence:
- the LOC126143476 gene encoding ice-structuring glycoprotein-like: MSAAFARSAAFARSAAFARSAAFARSAAFARSAAFAIRAAFAGSAAFARGGAFARSAAFAKSAAFARSAAFARSAAFARSAAFAMRAAFAGSAAFAMGGAFARSAAFARSAAFARSYAFARSAAFARSAALLRRAAFARSAAFARSAAFARRAAFAVSTAFARSAAFARSGAFARSAAVAGSAASERSAAFVTCAAFARSAAFARSAAIARSAAFARSAAFARRAAFAKREYCLCNECCLPMSAAFARSAAFARSAAFARSAAFATRAAFVGSAVFARGCAFARSAAFARSAAFTRRNAFTRSAAFARSAAFAQSAAFAGSAAFARRAAFARRAPFAGSVAFARGNAFAITAAFAGSTAFATSAAFQ, from the coding sequence atgagtgctgccttcgcaaggagtgctgccttcgcaaggagtgctgccttcgcaaggagtgctgccttcgcaaggagtgctgccttcgcaaggagtgctgccttcgcaataagggctgcctttgcagggagtgctgccttcgcaaggggtggtgccttcgcaaggagtgctgccttcgcaaagagtgctgcctttgcaaggagtgctgccttcgcaaggagtgctgccttcgcaaggagtgctgcctttgcaatgagggctgcatttgctgggagtgctgccttcgcaatgggtggtgccttcgcaaggagtgctgcctttgcaaggagtgctgccttcgcaaggagttatgccttcgcaaggagtgctgccttcgctaggagtgctgcccttctaaggagagctgccttcgcaaggagtgctgccttcgctaggagtgctgcattcgcaaggagggctgccttcgcagtgagtactgcctttgcaaggagtgctgccttcgcaaggagtggtgccttcgcaaggagtgctgccgtcgcagggagtgctgcatccgaaaggagtgctgccttcgtaacgtgtgctgcttttgcaaggagtgctgcctttgcaaggagcgctgccatcgcaaggagtgctgccttcgctaggagtgctgccttcgcaaggagggctgccttcgcaaagagggagtactgcctttgcaacgagtgctgccttccaatgagtgctgcctttgcaaggagtgctgccttcgcaaggagtgctgccttcgcaaggagtgctgccttcgcaacgagggctgcctttgtagggagtgctgtcttcgcaaggggttgtgccttcgccaggagtgctgcctttgcaaggagtgctgccttcacaaggagaaatgccttcacaaggagtgctgccttcgcaaggagtgctgcctttgcacagagtgctgcctttgcagggagtgctgccttcgcacggagggcagccttcgcaaggagggctcccttcgcagggagtgttgccttcgcaaggggtaatgcctttgcaattactgctgccttcgcagggagtactgcctttgcaacgagtgctgccttccaatga